From Shewanella acanthi:
CAATTGACCATGCTTAATAAGGTCGCACTGCAAACGTTGCCAATCCATAACGGCTATGACTTGTTTTCTATGGTGCGTGAGGAAGAGCACCCCATCTTGGCTGACACCTTACAAATTGTCCGCGAGGGCTTGTTAGGCCAAGCATGGTGTGAGTTGCCGTTAAAGTCAGACGCACAGCTCGATTGGTTAAGATTAAGCTTCAGTCAAATCCGTGGTGACAAGAATACGCTCGTCATGATTGCAGAGGATGTGAGTGAAAAGTACCGCCTCGCCGATGAACTCTCATTTCAGTCAAACTACGATGCTTTGACTGGTCTGCCCAATCGTCTCCATTTTGAAGCGCTACTTGATAATCTACTCAAAACAAAGGATGAAATGCCCACCTGCGTAGCCTTTATCGATGTAGATCAGTTTCAGGTGATTAATAATGTCAGTGGTCATAAGGCGGGAGACAAGCTGTTGTGTCAGCTTGCATTACGGCTGAAGCAGCTGGTTCGTAAAGGCGATATAGTTGCACGTTTAGGTGGTGATGAATTTGGTATTCTAATGCATTACTGCAATGTTGAATCGGCGCAGCACATTGCGAGGCGAATTTGTACCCAGCTGTCGACCCATGAGTTTATCTGGGATAAACGCAGCCATAATGTCAGCGTGAGTATGGGGGTGGCTAAGTTAGATAAATCCTCAACCGATATTTACACCGTAATGAGTCAGGCCGATGCCGCATGCAGGCTCGCAAAGGACAAAGGACGTAATGGTTGGCATTTATATAGTGCCAAAGATCCTAAAATGACCCGTCTCTACAATGAGATGATGGCCTCTGTCGATATCGTCAGTGCCTTGGCACTGAATCAATTTGAGCTCTACTTTCAGCCAATAGCACCACTTAATCGCCAAGCTAATGGGCTTCATATTGAAATCCTACTCAGGATGGTGCAAACCAACGGCACTATCGTTTCGCCCGCCATTTTTTTACCTGCAGCCGAGCGATATAACTTAGCGTCTAAAATCGATCTCTGGGTGATAGATAATTTACTGAAATGGGGCGGGGCGAACTTAGTACTTTGGCAACAACTTGAAATGGTGTCGTTGAATCTTTCGGCCACCTCTTTAAGTGATAGTGAGTTTATGAATTGGCTTGAAATCCGTCTGATGGCAGAGCCCGAACTGGTGGATAAACTTTGTATCGAAATCACCGAAACCGCCGCAGTGAGTCAGTTGGAGCAAGCTACTAAGTTGATTGATATTTTACAGCCATTGGACTGTAAATTAGCATTGGATGATTTTGGAGCGGGCTTTTCGAGTCTGGCATATCTTAAACGATTGGATGTTGATTTTGTTAAGATCGACGGCCAGTTTGTCGTCAATGTTTGCGAGGATGCGACGGATCAGGCCATTATCAAAGCTATCTGTCAGTTGGGTAAGGATATGGGGTTTACGGTGATTGCCGAGTTTGTGGAGAACATCGACATTATTCGTCAGTTGCTCACCTTAGGTGTGGACTACGCCCAAGGCTATGCGATTAAAAAACCCATGCGTTTGGCAGAGATTGAATCTCTCATTGATGATATAGACTCCTTAATTCCAGCATCCCTATCCACGGAGGCTCATCTGCAATGTTCGAAATGTGGGGCCTCAAATGGCACTTAACCTCGTTTATAGGTACACTGGCAACCTCTGTTTTAGTTTTGATATCTGACCCTTGAACTCTCTACCTATCCACGTACTTCTATCACCTCTTCGTGAAGCTTTTGCTAACCATTCCCAAGTTATCCTTGAGGCGCCAACAGGAGCGGGTAAATCTACCGCCTTACCATTGGCTATGCTCGATTGGCCTGAAATCGCTGGCCAAATTCTGATGCTCGAACCGCGACGAGTGGCCGCGCGCAGTGTGGCGCAGTTTATCGCAAGCTGTCGCGGACAAAGCGTTGGGCAAGAGGTGGGGTATCGGGTACGCGGCGAGACTAAAGTTAGTCAACAGACGCGGCTTGAGGTGGTGACCGAGGGGATTTTAACGCGGATGATCCAGCAGGATCCCGAGTTAACGGGGATCGATATGATTATCTTCGATGAGATCCACGAACGGCATCTGACCACGGATCTTGGGCTTGCCTTAGCGCTCGAAGTGCAGAGTTCCTTAAGGGATGACTTAAAAATTCTCGCCATGTCGGCAACACTTTCAGGATTGGCCTTGACTGAGTTAATGCCAGAGGCGGCGTTGCTCCATAGTGAGGGGCGAAGTTTCCCCGTGGAAATCAGCTATCGCCCAGTACCGAGTCAGCAGCAATGGCTGGAGCATTTAGGTCGTTGCATTCTCGATGTTATTGCAGAGCCGTCAGGCAATAGCAGCCATGAAGACATCCTGGTGTTTTTACCAGGTAAGGCCGAAATCCTCAGGATTGCCCAGTTTCTGCAGGAAAGGCTCGATAATCAGCAATACCTCATTTCGCCGCTTTATGGCGAGTTATCGGCTGCCGAACAGGACTGCGCAATCAAGGCCGTAACGGGTAAGCGCAAGATAGTGCTCTCAACTAATGTTGCCGAATCGAGCTTAACTATTGAAGGCATTGGCTATGTTATTGACAGCGGCTATAAGCGTCAGGCGAGTTTTAATCCAAAAACTGGGGTGACTCGACTAAGCCTAAAGCGTATTAGTCAGGCATCGGCAACACAGAGGGCGGGGCGTGCGGGACGTTTAACCGCAGGCCGTTGTGTTCGCATTTGGAGTCAAGAAGAACAGGGCAGAATGCTCAAGGCCGACGAGCCCGAAATCATTCAAGCCGAACTTGTGTCCATGGTCCACGACTGCGCGTACTGGGGCGCTAAAGCTTGCAGCGAATTGTTGCTACTGACACAGCCGCCAACGGTGATTGAGCAATTAGCTTGGGCGTTGTTAACACGCCTTGAGATGGTCGACAGTCAGCATAAACTCTCGCCCCATGGTAAAGCGGCCTACGAACTTGGCTGTCACCCGCGCCTCGCCCATATGTTACTTGCCGCCAAAGCCATGAATGATGATGGGTTAATCGCACTAGCTTGCCTGCTTGCGGGGATCCTCGAGGCGAGGCGATTACCCCGTAAAGGCTGCGATATCATGAATTACCTGGGTTTTGCAGCTAAAGGCACTGTGGCCCAGCAGGCAAGGCAGTGGCAACGTAAACTCGGAAACAGCACCGATTTATCCGTCGTTGCTGCAAAAGCTCATCCTAATGATGTCGGTTGGTTACTGGCGCTGGCTTACCCAGATAGAATTGCTAAATCCCGTGGTATCGAAGGCTACCTATTGGCCAATGGCACAGGAGTTACTTTGGATGCTGAGGATAACCTCGCGCAAACATCATGGTTGGTGGTAGCAGATTTTCAAGAAACGGAGGGCAGAAACTCAGGGCGGATCTATTTAGCTTGCCCGTTTCAGCCGAGTTTATTGGATAATGAATTATCCTCCTTAGTGGATATCAGCGAGCAATGTGGTTGGGATGAAGTCAAGGGGCGCGCCATTGCCGAGCGGCAGTCTAAAGTCGGACAAATCTTGCTGAAAGCTGAACAGATTGCAAATCCCGAACGGGCGCAAATTGTAGCGGCGTTGCTTAGTTACATTCGTCAGCAGGGACTCAAAATTCTTAATTGGAATGATAACTTAGAGCAGTTTCAAGCGAGGTTGAAACTCGCTGCTAGCCTCGATAGCAGCACTGATTGGCCCGATATCAGTGATGGGGTATTGCTTGCAACGCTTGAAACTTGGCTGGCGCCTTACCTCGGAAATGTGAATAATCTGCAGCAGTTGCAAAAACTCGATAGTTTTTCTTTTGTGGCAAACCAATTGAGCTGGTCACAGCAGCAAAATCTTGAGACCTTGCTGCCTAAATCTTGGCCCTTAGTCACAGGAACCTCTGCACCGATTATTTATGAGGCCTCGGGACGTGCGTTGTTGCGAGTCAGACTGCAGGAAGTGTTTGGTATGGCTGATAGCCCGCTACTTGCGAATGGCAAACTTAAAGTGACAATGGAGTTACTCTCACCCGCGCAGCGACCTTTGGCTCTGACTGCGGATCTTGCCAGCTTTTGGCAGGGCCCCTATGTCGACGTCAAAAAGGAAATGCGTGGACGTTACCCTAAACATTTGTGGCCTGATGATCCCGCTAATACGTTGCCAACAAAATTTACGAAGAAGAAAACCTTAGGCTTATCTCAGTCATAACTTGCCTTTAATATGTTGAATTTATTAGCAGATTATTTTGACTGATGCCTTTAATGCACCATTGATGAAGTAGATATGACAACTAAGACGACAAAAAAAGCGCCAGCGAAAAACGCCAAGCGCAGCCGTGGGATCCTTGGCCAAATCTGGTCGTTAACTTGGAAGCTGACCCTAGTTGGGATTGTGGTTGCCGCTTCCTACAGTATTTATTTAGATCAAATGATTGCCCGTAAGTTTGAGGGACAAAAATGGCATTTACCTGCCCAGGTTTTTAGTCGCTCAATGGCGCTATATCCAGGAGCGGCGGTGAGCCATCCGCAATTAATGGCCGAGCTTAAATTATTGGGTTACCGCAAGGTGGCCAATCCCCGTCAGGTCGGTGAGTTCTCCGCATCTAGCACTAAGATTGAGCTATGGCGTCGTCCGTTTTTACATCCTGAGGGCGATCAGGCGGAACAAAGAGTCATGATCAGTTTCGATAGCGATGGCGTTAGCTCGGTGAGCCGCATGGCCGATAAGCGCCAACTCGCGGTATTCCACTTAGAGCCGGTGCTGCTCGATCGCATTATTTCAGGGGACGGCGAGGACAGATTGTTTGTGCCTACTGAAGATATGCCAAAGACGATTGTGAAGTCGCTACTGCTGGTGGAAGACCGTAGTTTTTACGAACACCATGGGGTGAATCCCTTTGCGATTGTGCGCGCCGCCTTTGTAAACATCACCGCAGGCCGCACTGTGCAAGGTGGCTCAACCCTGACTCAGCAGTTAGCCAAAAACTTCTTCCTGTCGAGCGAGCGTTCATTACTACGTAAAATTCGCGAAGCCCTGATGGCGGTGATTATCGATTTTCGTTACAGCAAAGAGGAAATCCTCGAGGCGTATCTTAACGAAGTGTATATGGGGCAGGATAAATCCCGTGCAATCCATGGGATGGGCTTGGCATCACAATTTTATTTTGGTCGTCCAATCAGCGAGTTAACTGTCGCTCAGCAGGCTTTTTTAGTCGCAGTGATCAAGGGGCCTTCCTACTACAACCCTTGGAAGTACCCTGAGCGTAGTCAGGAGCGCCGCGATTTAGTGCTACGTCTGCTAATGGATTCAGGGGATTTGAGCACTGAGCAATACAAAGTCGCCGTTGAGTCGCCATTAGGTCTACGCAATGCCAACAAACCTGTGCACCAAAAACTGCCAGCCTTCTATGCCTTGGTCAAACAAGAGCTTAATGAGCGTTATGGTGACGGTTTGCTAAAACAATCTGGGGTGAAGATTTACACCACCCTTGATCCTATGGCGCAGGAAGCGGCGGAAATCGCCGTGTCCCAAACCTTTAAGTCCTTAGATAAAGGTAACAAAGCGCTGCAGATTGGGATGGTGGTGACCGACAAATACACTGGTGGGATTGCGGCGATGGTCGGTGATAAGACCCCAGGTTTTGACGGCTTTAACCGTGCGGTAGAAATCCGTCGTCCTATCGGTTCGTTAATTAAACCCTTCGTATACGTGACGGCGCTGACGCCAAACAGCAAGCTGAATTTAGGGACGTTATTAAAAGATCAGCCTATTACCCTGAAAAACGAGCAGGGTAAAACTTGGTCACCACAGAACTTCGATAAGAAGTTTAGTGGTCAAGTCCCTATGGTGACGGCATTGAAGAATTCGATGAACATCCCAACGGTTAACCTTGGTATAGCCGTCGGTTTAGATGCGGTCGCGACAACCCTTGCAAAATCTGGCTGGCAGGAACCTATCAGTGAGTATCCCTCGATGCTGCTTGGGGCGGTAAACGGTTCGCCATTAATGGTGGCTCAGGTTTATCAAACCTTAGCCGATGGTGGTACTTACCGTAAACTCACCACAGTGACGGCTGTATTGGATAGCAATAACCAACCATTGCCCGTTACGCGTGAACCTAGGGAACAGGCTATCGACCCCGATAGCGATTATTTAATCCAATACGCCATGCAGCAGGTGGTACGCTCGGGTACGGCAGCGCGTCTGGGTAATGCCTTTCCAGGCGTAGCACTTGCTGGTAAAACCGGTACCAGTAACGATAGTCGCGATTCTTGGTTTGCTGGTTTTGACGAGCGTAACGTGGCGGCAATTTGGGTTGGCCGTGACGATAACGGTAAGACTAGCCTCTATGGCAGTAGCGGCGCTATGGCGGTATATCAATCCTTCTTGAAGGAGCGACCACCGATAGGCCTGCGCTCTATCCCAACACCTGGCGTAATTCAAGGTTACTTTGACCGTGACACAGGTATGGCTAAGGAGTCGGGTTGTCGAAATGTCCAAGCGCTGCCAACCTTCCGCGGCACCTATAATCCTGTGAAAAACTGCGGTGAAGAGCTGCAATGGTGGCAGAAACTTTTAGGCCAATAATACTTAAGCGAAAGTGATATAAACGCAAAGGTGCAGCAGTTGACTGCACCTTTGCCGCTAATTGAGAGATTTACCTATGTTCAAAACCGCAGCCGCAGTGCATATCCTCGTTAAGCATAAAGAACAGGCCGAAGAGATCATTAAGCAACTGAACAAGGGCGCCAATTTTGGTGCCTTAGCCAAGCGCTACTCATCTTGTCCTTCGGCAAAAAAAGGGGGGGATTTAGGGGAGTTTAAGCGCGGCCAAATGGTGCCTCAGTTCGATAAAGTTGCCTTTTCGGGTGAGCTACTCGTACCACATATAGTTAAAACTAAATTTGGCTGGCATGTGGTCAAGGTGCTGTATCGTACTTGAATGTCAACCTTGCCAGACACCGTTTGGGGCGACAATGAGAGGGTCACGACTTCAATCAATTTTGATTGCAGGCAGACAAGCGCGCTGCGGCCCTTAGATTGAGTGGTTTTCTATTTTATGGTGAAGTTCATCCCCTTATTACCCAAATAAATTCCTTCCTTTAAGCACTTTGAAGTAGCAGAGTGACTCTCGGTTTTTCCCCGGATGAATGATAAAGCTAGTAAGCATTATCTCTATATGATCAGCGTTAAATGTTTGCTGACATAGGGCTAATGACTGACGCGAGAATCACAATAGTCGGCTAAGATTTATCCTACTGCCTAGGGCGTTGAAATGGATGAATTAACTTAGCATCGCAGTGCTTTTTGTGATGAGCAATGTCTACTCTTTAGAAGATGGATGACACAGCGCTAGCTTTTAGGTCTAAGTTTTCACCGTTTAAGTATTGAACTCTAATACCTTTATGCAACGGAGTCTGTATATGGAAAAATCGACTGTTCAGCACAAGCGAATTTTTAAATCTGTTCTGACGTTAGCGGTTAGCATTGGGCTAATCAGTATAGTTTCTGGTTGCTCGAGTTCGAATAGCGCCAAAGCGGAGCCTACGGCTTCGGTGCCAGAGATTATGCCGGGATATCTCATCGGCTATGTTCCTCAGAAGGAGTTACCAAATAGTTTACTTCTGTTGCCGCCACCGCCAGCTGAGGGTAGCCCCGCCTTTGCACTCGATGAAACTGTTGCCCGTGAGATGGTACAACGGTTGGGTACGCCACGTTGGAATCTGGCAACGGCTGACGCCCAGTTGGGTTTCCCCTATGCAGCAGGCACCTTTTCCTGTGCTATCAAGGCACCGATCTCTGAAGCGCTAACGCCTCGTCTTTATACCTTGCTAAGACGTACCTTAACGGATGCGGGTTTATCCACCTATGCGGCGAAAGAGCACTATCAGCGCACTCGACCCTTTGTGATTAATGGCGCCCCAATTTGTACCCCCGAAGAGGCCGAAGCGTTGAAGAAAGACGGTTCCTATCCTTCGGGTCATACTGCTATAGGTTGGGCATGGGCATTAGTGCTGAGTGAGGTTTCACCAGAAAATGCCGATGCCATTATTGCACGGGGACTGGCCTTTGGTGAAAGCCGAAATGTTTGTAACGTTCATTGGCATAGCGACATAGTACAGGGGCGAACTATGGCGGCGGCAACGGTCGCAAAAATGCATTCTGTCGACGCCTTTCGCGCTGACGTAGAAGCGGCAAAAGCCGAACTCAAGGCGGTACGAGCTCAAAATTTAGCACCAAGTCGTGATTGCGCAGACGAAGCCGCAGGGCTTAGCAATAAGTAATGATAGTGTTGATGCCTTAGTCTCAAACAAGCTGACACTTGAGGTGCGCTGTTTTCGCTCGACCGTTAGACAGTTTAAATTAAAGGCCAACATCCTTTGGCCTTTTTCTATAAGGTTTAAATCGTTATTAGCCGTCGCTAGGGTGAGGTGACTGAATGTCGCAACCCAATAAACCAATCGATTAAGGGAAGATATTATGAATACTGGAACGTTAGCACTGCTCATCCCCATTTTGGCTATTGTGGGTGGCTATGTGGTCGCAATTATGAAAATTCGTGAAAAGCAGGCAAGTAGCAATAGCGCTCAGGCAGCAGAAAACCAAGTGCTGCATGCGCAGATTGATGCACTGCGTCAGCGGGTTGAGATCCTCGAGCAGCTAGTGACCGATGATAGTTTTCAGTTAAAGCGGGATATCGGTAAAGCCTAATCTGTTTGATAAACCGCCTTTAGTGACTATGTGTCAGGCTGAGTTAAGTTTTATGCAAGTCATCGGGTGAGTGAATTAACCAAACTAGGGTACACTCGTGAATATTTTGTTATTAATCCCAAATTTGAGCCAATAAAGACTGAGTTTATATGTTTCTATCGCCGTATTTTTCAAAGCAAAATCAATCTGTTTCCGTAAGTGCCCAGCAAGCTAGCGACTTCGCAAAAAAAATCGCCCAGGACTTCAATCCAATTCACGATGTGGGGGCTAAACGCTTTTGTGTGCCAGGAGATCTATTATTTGCACTGGTGTTGACCCAATACGGTTTAAGCCAAAGCATGAAATTCAGCTTTGAAGGTATGGTAGGGGATGGGGTCGAGCTGCAATTCCCTGAGCAAGTTGCCGCAGACTTTGCTGTGTGTGACAGCCGTGAGAAAACTTACCTAAAGGTTAGCCGCGAGGGCGATGTGAGCCGCTGCGATGCACAAACCGAGTCTTTTATTCGAAATTACGTGGCATTCTCTGGCCATAACTTTATCGATATTCTGATCCCATTGATGACAAAACATCAGGTGATGATTAATCCTGAACGCCCACTTGTCATCTACGAGAGCATGTCATTCGACTTAACCACCCTCGACTTTGTCGAAGTAAATTTATCTTTGGTTGAGCAGGAGCTTAAAATCGATGGTAAGCGCGGCGATGTGACTTTGCATTTCGAACTACACTGCGGTGACAAGTTAGTTGGCACAGGCATTAAGACGCTAGTTTTGAGCGGTCTTCGCCCCTATGAAGAAGCGCAGATGGAACAGATGCGTATCGCCTATGAAGGTCGAAAAACCCAGTTTTAATGACGATTTTTGAGTGAACTCAAATAAATAACAAAAGGCCTGTAGCGAGACAGGCCTTTGTTTTTGGGAAAGGGGAATGAGTTATTTACTTAAGCACACTTCAATCAAGGTTCGAGTTCACTTTAAGCCTCGGATCTGGCTTCGTCTGAGTAGTTATTTATGCATTAGCTCAGTTGCAGTGTACGCCAAGCCAGCAGTGAGCCATCTTCATTCTGACTGGTGTTAAATAGGAATGCGTTGTAGCTGCTCCCAAAAATATTGTCACGGCTAAGGCTGGTGTCCTGTTGACCACGGCCTAGATATTCAGGGTGGGTAGTGCAGATCTCAGTGGTTAAGCTGTCGGCAAAACCCAGCTGGGAAATAAGCTCATCGCTATTGTTGTTTTTAATTCTAAAGTGCACGTGGATGGTGCGACCCGAATACCAACCGGGAAAGCAGGATTTAAAGTTCACTCGGCCATCGCTATCCGTGACTTGAGTGCCACGGAACCAAGTGGATTTCAATGCATCGCTGGCATTGCCAGTACAATATCCACTGTTGAAGCGGCTTTTATCCGCGCTGCCACTGGTATCGCCCGAATACACGCCTTTGATATTGCAGTGCCATACCTCAACCTCTAACCCTGTGATAGGGTTGCAGTTAGCATCAATTACTTGAAAACAAAGCTGCATTGGCAGGCCTGTTTCAGAGTCTGATATATCGTCGCGATTATCCACTTCGAAATAACAGGGGCCTTCCACGGCGGCCTTAGCTAGCGCGAGGGAACAGGCATCACTGGCGCTAAAAAGACTCGTATCGGGGAAATTTGCCGTCATGCTCCCGGTGCCGCCACTGGCCCAGCTTGTCGGGGTCACAGTGGTATCAGTGTCGGTATCTGTACCCGTATCTGTGTTGCTGTTATTTGTGTCTGTATTTGTCTCGGTCGAATCCGAATTGCACCCCACCAGTTCCACTAATGGGCTGGCGACTATGGTTAAGCCAATGGCTTTTAAGATATTGCGGCGCTGGGTTAATTCTTTGTCGGTGATATCGTTGATGCCATTTAGCGGCTTATCTTGGGTATTTTTTGTCATTTTAGCTCACTCATGCAGTTGTTATCTGCTCCAGTGATTAGTGAACTAAATGTGACTTTGGTTCGGCTAAACGCCGCGACATTTCAGTGTTTTACCCAAATTGACATTCGCTTACCTTGTTAACGTTGGATGGGGAGCTGTTTAAAGGATGGCTGAACTTTCGTGATGGTTTTTTATCCCTTTTCTGTGAATGCTTTCCTTCTAAATAGCGTGTCATAGCCATGAATTGAACTAACATTGAGCATCCTTGCAGTCCTTGAGATATTCCAGCGCGAAAGACGCTTATCGCTTGATTGCTAATGCTCCCCATTTGCCTTATTTTAGGGGCACAAAATGGGATATTGCCTCGCAACTTTTGCAAAGATGATTTCGCAAGGATGCCTGCCCGTCACACGCTTTTACCCATTGAGGCCGACTCGCCTTTCTTTGTTTTACGCAGCATGTAGTGCTTGGCGTAATGGCCTCGATTTGGGTTCGATTTTTTAAGGTTTTGTTTAAAACCTGTTTGGATAAGGAATGAAATGCCAAGCTTGATTCGTATTGTGCTGATTGATACGCACCTTCCGGGCGTTGTGGAGCTCGCTCTCAATGGCCATACCAACATTTGTGGTACTAACGCTTCGGGTAAAACCACACTGCAACGACTAGTGCCGGTATTTTACGGTGAATACCCAAGCCGAGTCGTGCCCTCGACCCGTGACAGTTTTGAGCGTTGGTATTTACCCCACGATTCAAGCTATATCATTTACGAATACCAAAAGGCCGACGGTCTGCTCTATCAAGCCGTGCTCGCCTCTGCGGGTGACGGTAAAGGGGTAAATTACCGCTTTATCGCCAAGGGCTTTGAGCTAAGCGATTATATTAAATCGCAAAATGGCGACACTATTTTGTGCCACACCATGGCCGAACTGGGTCGTGAACTAAAACGTCAGGGCGTTGCGACCACCAACTTGCTCAACACCCGCGAATACCGCGCCATCATTCAAAACGATCGCACCTTACTGAGCACCGGTAGCAATCGCAGCGAACTTCGCAGCTACGCCCATCAATTTGCCCTGTGTGAGGGCGAGCATTCACTGCGCCATATCGAAAAGCTGGCAAAGGCAGTGCACTCCAAAGAAGGCAAGATGGAAACGGTCAAGTCGATGATCGCCGCCATTTTGGAGGAGGACGGTGTTAATCCACCGAGCTCGCGTTTAAACCCGCAGCGTGTTGAGGCTTGGATCCGCGAAAGCCAACTTATCCAAGGCTTTGAGGTGATCCGCCCCGAATTTGAAAAGCTTGAGCAGGAATTTAACCAACTGCTGAGCGCCGAGTTACGCCTATCTAGCCTGTCCCGCGGTTATCGCAATGACGAGAGTCTCGAAGCCGACCGTCAGGAAATTCAGCAAACCCTGTCTAAGGAACTGAATTTAAAACTGCGCCTGTTAGATGATGAGTGGAAGGAGCAGCGCGACGAGCTGAACCTTGACCTTTCCGCCGCTAAGGGCGACGTGGCAAAGTGTGAGTACGAACTCGATGCGATTGAAGAGCAGCACGGCGCCTTTTTAGATGCCAATATCGAGCAGGCCAAGGCCGACTTAGATATGCTGCCAAGCTGGCGCGCCGACATGGAAAACCTGAGCGAGCGCCATAAGTTACAAACCGAAAAACACCAAGATATTGAAGCGGCCTATAATGCCCGTCGTAGCAAAATCGGTGAGCAGTTAAACCGTGAGCTTGAAGGCCTGCACGCCGATCAGGACGCCCAGCGTGAAGCGCGCGATAAGCAGCGTGAAGTGGCAAGAGCCGATATCGATGCCCTCGAATCCCAATGGCGCAGCCAGATGGATGCGGGTAAGGCTAGCTTTAGCGAGCAGGAATACCAATTCAAACTCAATGCCGCCGAGCTGAAATTACGCGTCGATGGCGTGACCTACACCGAGGAAGAAAAGTTAAGTCTCGCTATCTTCGATGAACGTATTCACCGCGCCGATGAAGAGCAGGAAAGCTGTAATGCTAAGGTTGAGCGCCTCACAGGTGAAGAGCGTAAGCTGCGCGCTAAGCGCGATCAGGCCAACGAAGCGCTACGCATCGCCAGTCTTCGCGTAAACGAGCGCCAAACGGCGCTCGATGAACTGCATCATATGCTGTTCCCCCAATCCCATACCTTGCTCGAATTCCTTCGCAAGGAGGCTCAAGGTTGGGAGCAAAACCTAGGTAAGGTGATTGCCCCTGAGTTACTGCACCGCACTGATTTACACCCAACGGTGACGGGTAGCAGCGACACTGTATTTGGTGTGCAGTTGGATCTTAAGGCGCTGGATGTGCCCGAATATGCTGCTTCTGAGCAGGAGCTACGTATCCGTTTAAGCAAGGCCGAAGAAGCGCTGCAAAGCGCGCAGGAATTGCAGAGCGAAGCCGAATCCCAACTGGTGGCGATTAATGCTGAGCTGGATAAACTCAGCCGCGAACTCACCTTCGCTCGTACGGCCTACAAAAATAGCCGTGACGATCTGCGCCGCCTATTTGATGAAAAACGCAGTGAGCAGGACAAGATCAACAAGGCACTTGCCGAGCGTAAATCCTTTGCCCAGCAACGGTTAACCCAACTCGATGGCGAGTTAAAACAGCTTAAACATCAGCACCAGTTATGGCTCGAAGAGCAAAAAGAACTGGCGCTCGAAGCGCGCATGGAAAAACAAGCCTACTGGCAGGAAGTCATCGGCGCGCTGGACAATCAACTCGGCCAAATTAAGGCGACTATCGATGCCCGCCGCGAAAGTGCTAAGACTGAGCAGAAAGCCTGTGAAACTTGG
This genomic window contains:
- a CDS encoding acid phosphatase, with amino-acid sequence MEKSTVQHKRIFKSVLTLAVSIGLISIVSGCSSSNSAKAEPTASVPEIMPGYLIGYVPQKELPNSLLLLPPPPAEGSPAFALDETVAREMVQRLGTPRWNLATADAQLGFPYAAGTFSCAIKAPISEALTPRLYTLLRRTLTDAGLSTYAAKEHYQRTRPFVINGAPICTPEEAEALKKDGSYPSGHTAIGWAWALVLSEVSPENADAIIARGLAFGESRNVCNVHWHSDIVQGRTMAAATVAKMHSVDAFRADVEAAKAELKAVRAQNLAPSRDCADEAAGLSNK
- a CDS encoding DUF3581 domain-containing protein, producing the protein MFLSPYFSKQNQSVSVSAQQASDFAKKIAQDFNPIHDVGAKRFCVPGDLLFALVLTQYGLSQSMKFSFEGMVGDGVELQFPEQVAADFAVCDSREKTYLKVSREGDVSRCDAQTESFIRNYVAFSGHNFIDILIPLMTKHQVMINPERPLVIYESMSFDLTTLDFVEVNLSLVEQELKIDGKRGDVTLHFELHCGDKLVGTGIKTLVLSGLRPYEEAQMEQMRIAYEGRKTQF
- a CDS encoding intradiol ring-cleavage dioxygenase translates to MTKNTQDKPLNGINDITDKELTQRRNILKAIGLTIVASPLVELVGCNSDSTETNTDTNNSNTDTGTDTDTDTTVTPTSWASGGTGSMTANFPDTSLFSASDACSLALAKAAVEGPCYFEVDNRDDISDSETGLPMQLCFQVIDANCNPITGLEVEVWHCNIKGVYSGDTSGSADKSRFNSGYCTGNASDALKSTWFRGTQVTDSDGRVNFKSCFPGWYSGRTIHVHFRIKNNNSDELISQLGFADSLTTEICTTHPEYLGRGQQDTSLSRDNIFGSSYNAFLFNTSQNEDGSLLAWRTLQLS
- a CDS encoding ATP-binding protein; this encodes MPSLIRIVLIDTHLPGVVELALNGHTNICGTNASGKTTLQRLVPVFYGEYPSRVVPSTRDSFERWYLPHDSSYIIYEYQKADGLLYQAVLASAGDGKGVNYRFIAKGFELSDYIKSQNGDTILCHTMAELGRELKRQGVATTNLLNTREYRAIIQNDRTLLSTGSNRSELRSYAHQFALCEGEHSLRHIEKLAKAVHSKEGKMETVKSMIAAILEEDGVNPPSSRLNPQRVEAWIRESQLIQGFEVIRPEFEKLEQEFNQLLSAELRLSSLSRGYRNDESLEADRQEIQQTLSKELNLKLRLLDDEWKEQRDELNLDLSAAKGDVAKCEYELDAIEEQHGAFLDANIEQAKADLDMLPSWRADMENLSERHKLQTEKHQDIEAAYNARRSKIGEQLNRELEGLHADQDAQREARDKQREVARADIDALESQWRSQMDAGKASFSEQEYQFKLNAAELKLRVDGVTYTEEEKLSLAIFDERIHRADEEQESCNAKVERLTGEERKLRAKRDQANEALRIASLRVNERQTALDELHHMLFPQSHTLLEFLRKEAQGWEQNLGKVIAPELLHRTDLHPTVTGSSDTVFGVQLDLKALDVPEYAASEQELRIRLSKAEEALQSAQELQSEAESQLVAINAELDKLSRELTFARTAYKNSRDDLRRLFDEKRSEQDKINKALAERKSFAQQRLTQLDGELKQLKHQHQLWLEEQKELALEARMEKQAYWQEVIGALDNQLGQIKATIDARRESAKTEQKACETWYKNELKSRGVDEDNILKLKQQIRELETKLTRAEQRRSEVLRFDDWYQHTWLIRKPKLQTQLSDVKRAASEIDQQLKAKTQEVKTRRAQLETERKACDAAQVEASENLTKLRAVMRKLSELKLPANNEEAQGSLGERLRQGEDLLLKRDYLMGSVKQYVEHFDSVIASKSGSGLAETWERAREESSFINDKGIRLLDYRKLVPQLEQLLNVMVPQSITALREQGRIFGVDLTSFYDVLADIDRRIASQSARITREVGEELFLDGVSESAVRIRSKISELEFWPELEQFVKAFKQWKADGFNGLPDEDYTNSMRRALDIIGRAALTGGIAKLLEIELRLKEGNSDLIIRTDRQLNESSSHGMAYLILCKFLLAFTRLLRGRADVTIHWPIDELGTLHHTNVKKIFDACGNNNISVLGAFPNPESEVLNLFENRYIINKQTKKLQVVKPKANPIADLLSKRLTKEAI